One window of Microcoleus vaginatus PCC 9802 genomic DNA carries:
- a CDS encoding CCA tRNA nucleotidyltransferase, with the protein MPINLPSSLSPNTWPFDLKLLTPPAYLVGGAVRDALLGRRSHYFDLDFVMLTRAVKTARKIADRTQGGFVLLDAERQIARVVFAGGTVDLAQAEGGSLEGDLLRRDFRINAIAYNPFTGEIIDPLDGQTDLRLGVLRMISRSNLEDDPLRLLRAYRQAAQLGFAIEPETQSAIRELAPLLSRVAVERVRTELGYLLSNPNGVPWICRGCEDGLFSIWFESAIDRFDILTKIDASADKLAAIYPELGKEFGRQIRDTIKTPLLAVAKLAILADSDPTIAEAQLLRLKYSNAEIKSAIGLLNYLPKLQAKPIAEMSLREQYFLFRDVGIVFPVLTVLAVAAGVAVEDISLLINRYLDADDIIAHPTQLVSGNDLMEYLKLPRSPRIGQFLMEIQLARVEGRIATREDALKLAAELVDVH; encoded by the coding sequence ATGCCGATTAATTTGCCCTCTTCATTATCTCCTAATACTTGGCCGTTTGATTTGAAACTGCTGACACCGCCTGCTTATCTGGTGGGCGGTGCGGTACGGGATGCGCTGCTGGGGAGGCGATCGCACTATTTTGATTTGGATTTTGTCATGCTAACACGGGCGGTGAAGACTGCTCGAAAAATTGCCGATCGCACGCAAGGTGGATTTGTCTTGTTGGATGCGGAACGCCAAATTGCGCGGGTGGTGTTTGCGGGCGGTACGGTGGATTTGGCGCAAGCGGAAGGGGGGAGTCTGGAGGGGGATTTGCTGCGCCGGGATTTTCGGATAAATGCGATCGCCTACAATCCTTTTACAGGAGAAATCATCGATCCTTTGGACGGTCAAACTGATTTGCGGTTGGGTGTGCTGCGGATGATTTCGCGGTCAAATTTGGAGGACGATCCGCTGAGGTTATTAAGAGCTTACCGCCAAGCAGCGCAGTTGGGTTTTGCGATCGAACCTGAAACTCAATCTGCGATTCGGGAATTAGCGCCGCTGTTGAGTCGGGTAGCGGTGGAACGGGTGCGGACGGAATTGGGTTATTTGTTGAGCAATCCTAACGGTGTTCCTTGGATTTGTCGCGGTTGCGAAGACGGTTTGTTTTCGATTTGGTTTGAAAGTGCGATCGACCGTTTCGATATTTTGACAAAAATTGACGCATCTGCTGACAAATTAGCGGCAATTTACCCGGAATTAGGGAAGGAATTCGGGCGTCAGATTAGAGATACAATTAAAACGCCTTTATTGGCTGTCGCGAAGCTGGCTATTTTGGCAGATTCTGACCCCACAATTGCTGAAGCCCAGTTGCTGCGGTTGAAGTACAGCAATGCGGAGATTAAAAGTGCGATCGGGCTTTTGAATTACTTGCCGAAGTTGCAAGCAAAACCTATCGCGGAAATGTCTTTGCGAGAACAGTATTTTTTGTTTCGGGATGTGGGAATAGTATTTCCCGTTTTAACGGTTTTGGCGGTGGCGGCGGGAGTTGCGGTTGAGGATATTTCACTGTTAATTAATCGCTATCTGGATGCTGATGATATTATTGCTCATCCCACACAATTAGTTAGCGGCAATGATTTAATGGAATATTTGAAATTGCCCAGAAGTCCGCGCATCGGTCAATTTTTAATGGAGATTCAATTAGCGCGGGTGGAGGGTAGAATTGCGACTCGCGAAGATGCGCTGAAATTGGCGGCAGAGTTGGTTGATGTTCATTAA
- a CDS encoding serine/threonine protein kinase produces MCYCLNPTCQNPHNPGDAELCQSCGSKLLLTIDAETPSASRYRTIKPIGQGGFGRTFLAVDETKPLIFSQCVIKQFFPQNTAAEKAAQLFHQEAAQLETLGKHPQIPELIAHFEQDGRQYLVQEFIDGKNLARELEQKGAFTENQIRQILNDLLPVLHFVHKSKVIHRDIKPENIIRRRLSPTPLPALENSYQPSPFQKDIVLVDFGAAKKVTANGLQPTGTIIGSAAYTAPEQLMGKAVFASDIYSLGVTCIHLLTEIPPFDLFDSTEDSWAWRNYLKTAVSDDFGRILDTMLQSATNRRYSSASAVIRHLNPKPVYLDAPPVLDAPETPAERVLTPAPGVSLFTRQEQAEIQQALQEAIAPYNVTIQVSQAKQQLNIVINRTEDNPVYYPHLSQIIATRLTDLQLNKVAAVKLLGRVNNSRRPEWKQVLQIDPKIQLRNKLVRLQHNQLVKKIAPVATQEFWLPKLKTQDFWIDALMFALVWFIFGSQIVIFNSWFALIVTSGFMTVKHQVSQHKEFANKNLFASLVVLFLMTGGMGNSRILNTGIFGILLGCLVVALPLFFVKENYH; encoded by the coding sequence ATGTGCTATTGCTTAAACCCAACTTGTCAGAATCCGCACAACCCAGGGGATGCAGAATTGTGCCAAAGTTGCGGCTCCAAATTGTTGTTGACTATTGACGCAGAAACGCCATCAGCATCTCGCTACCGAACCATAAAGCCGATCGGGCAAGGAGGCTTTGGCCGAACCTTTCTAGCAGTTGATGAAACCAAACCCCTGATTTTTTCGCAGTGCGTAATCAAGCAATTTTTCCCGCAAAATACGGCAGCCGAAAAAGCCGCTCAACTATTTCACCAAGAAGCAGCCCAGCTAGAAACCTTGGGCAAACATCCCCAGATTCCCGAATTAATCGCGCATTTTGAACAAGACGGGAGACAGTATTTAGTACAAGAATTTATAGACGGCAAAAACCTAGCCAGAGAATTAGAACAAAAAGGAGCCTTCACCGAAAATCAAATTCGGCAAATCCTCAACGATTTATTGCCTGTGCTCCACTTCGTCCACAAATCCAAAGTTATTCACCGCGATATCAAACCCGAAAATATCATTCGCCGCCGCCTATCTCCAACTCCTTTACCCGCCTTAGAAAATTCCTATCAACCCTCTCCTTTCCAAAAAGATATTGTTTTAGTAGACTTTGGTGCAGCTAAGAAAGTAACAGCAAACGGCTTGCAGCCAACTGGTACAATCATCGGCAGTGCTGCTTATACAGCCCCAGAACAATTGATGGGTAAAGCAGTTTTTGCCAGCGATATCTACAGTTTGGGCGTTACCTGCATTCACTTGCTGACTGAAATTCCTCCCTTCGATTTGTTCGACAGTACAGAGGATTCTTGGGCTTGGCGAAATTATTTGAAGACGGCTGTTAGCGACGATTTCGGCCGCATCCTCGACACAATGCTTCAAAGTGCCACCAATCGGCGCTACAGCTCAGCATCAGCAGTCATCCGGCACTTGAACCCCAAACCGGTGTATTTAGACGCACCGCCTGTGCTAGACGCGCCGGAAACGCCCGCAGAACGGGTGCTTACACCCGCGCCCGGTGTGTCGCTTTTCACTCGCCAAGAGCAAGCCGAAATTCAGCAAGCTTTACAAGAGGCGATCGCCCCGTACAATGTTACAATCCAAGTCAGTCAAGCCAAGCAACAGCTCAATATCGTCATCAACAGAACCGAAGACAACCCGGTTTACTATCCGCACTTATCTCAAATAATTGCCACCAGACTCACCGATTTGCAGCTAAATAAAGTCGCAGCCGTGAAGCTGTTGGGAAGAGTCAACAATTCTCGCCGCCCGGAGTGGAAGCAAGTATTGCAAATCGATCCAAAGATTCAATTGAGAAACAAACTCGTGCGGCTGCAACACAATCAATTAGTCAAGAAAATCGCCCCTGTTGCTACCCAAGAATTTTGGCTGCCGAAGTTGAAAACTCAGGATTTTTGGATAGATGCGCTAATGTTTGCCTTAGTTTGGTTTATCTTTGGCTCTCAAATAGTCATTTTTAATTCTTGGTTTGCGTTAATAGTTACGTCGGGTTTTATGACGGTGAAGCATCAAGTTTCCCAACACAAAGAATTTGCCAATAAAAATTTATTTGCAAGTTTAGTAGTGCTGTTTTTGATGACTGGGGGCATGGGTAATTCAAGGATTTTAAATACGGGAATATTTGGCATTCTTTTGGGTTGCTTAGTTGTGGCTTTGCCGCTGTTTTTTGTTAAGGAAAATTACCACTAA
- the tsaB gene encoding tRNA (adenosine(37)-N6)-threonylcarbamoyltransferase complex dimerization subunit type 1 TsaB: MNSNPLDGTSVKKYGLALHTASRELGLAISNFAGDSRCQTWNLDRDLATHLHQYLVEFIQPQTWADLAFIAVAKGPGGFTGTRMGMVTARTLAQQLDIPVFAISTLAAVACSSSKKSISNQDMALQMPAQRGQLFGAVYSVNSNSGLTELFTDTVMTPESWQEKLDNWGNSYQLIEVGSELGWSVSSVLELAYLEWQMGSRPDWSDALPFYGQHPVKGH, translated from the coding sequence GTGAATAGCAATCCCCTAGACGGAACATCAGTTAAAAAATACGGCTTAGCCCTGCACACAGCTAGTCGCGAACTCGGTTTAGCCATCAGCAATTTTGCCGGGGATTCTCGCTGCCAAACTTGGAATTTGGATCGCGATTTAGCAACTCATTTGCATCAGTATTTAGTCGAGTTTATTCAGCCGCAAACTTGGGCGGATTTGGCTTTTATTGCAGTGGCGAAGGGGCCCGGAGGTTTCACGGGGACTCGGATGGGTATGGTGACGGCGCGGACTTTGGCTCAACAGTTGGATATTCCGGTTTTTGCGATTTCAACTTTGGCGGCTGTCGCTTGCAGCAGCAGTAAAAAATCTATCTCAAATCAGGATATGGCGCTGCAAATGCCTGCACAGCGGGGTCAATTGTTTGGGGCGGTTTATTCAGTTAACAGTAATTCGGGTTTAACTGAGTTGTTTACCGATACGGTAATGACTCCTGAATCTTGGCAGGAAAAGTTGGATAATTGGGGGAATTCTTATCAGTTAATAGAAGTTGGTAGCGAGTTGGGTTGGTCGGTTTCTAGTGTGTTGGAATTGGCTTATTTGGAGTGGCAAATGGGAAGTCGTCCTGATTGGTCGGATGCTTTGCCTTTTTACGGTCAACATCCGGTTAAGGGACACTGA
- a CDS encoding CHAT domain-containing protein, whose amino-acid sequence MFDRTQWFLAGISIALSVQLSQPVAAAVPVGKAVQTAQTNSSEAAQKAFKEGLQLYQQGTAQAKRSAIVKWEEALKLYRQAGDNRGQALSLLGLGRVYSDFGENQKALEYYSQSLPLYRAVGDRRGEATTLNNIGNVYAELGEKQKALEYFSQSLLLRRATGHRGGEAATLNNIGSVYSDLGEKQKALEYYSQSLPLLRAVGDRGGEATTLNNIGLVYSALGEQQKALEYYSQSLPLKRAVGDRGGEATTLNSIGLVYSELGEKQKALEYYSQSLPLKRAVGDRGGEATTLNNIGSVYSALGEKQKALEYYSQSLPLKRAVGDRGGEALTLTSIGNVYADLGEKQKALEYYSQSLPLFRAIGDRSGEAATLNNISNVYAELGEKQKALEYYSQSLPLSRATGDRAGEAVTLFHIAYVKRAQNNLTEALNDLEASIKIIENLRTKIASPELRSSYFATVQNRYEFYIDLLMQLHKTNPKSGYDRKALEASERSRARSLLELLFESNANIREGISPDLLQQEKSVQQQLDAIEKQRIETISAPNPNATKIDEIDKQRLALLEQYQQIQALIRTASPRYAALTQPQPLTLPEIQKQILDENTILLQYSLGESRSYLWVVTSTGLTSYELPKRADIETAARNFQDTVTNPLLRNIPQKVAEATANLGQVTLQPAAAQLGNKRLLIVPDGVLHYTPFQALTLGKNAGQNTNVPLIVEHEIITLPSASTLAILRQNYGDRKPPGRTLAILADPVFSPDDERIKGKITQATTEKLEANNLDLNRSLRASNRQWPPERLPFTRQEAQTISTLFPSVSSRQIFDFDASRTTATDGNLVNYQIIHFATHGLANSKNPELSGILMSMIDDKGNLVNGFLRLTDIFNLKLAANLVVLSACQSGMGQNVKGEGMVGLTRGFMYAGAQRVAVSLWSVDDEGTSVLMQKFYQKMQQQKLAPAAALRAAQMEMMQEEKWKSPYYWAAFTLQGEWK is encoded by the coding sequence ATGTTCGATCGCACTCAATGGTTTTTGGCTGGTATATCGATCGCGCTTTCGGTTCAGTTAAGTCAGCCAGTGGCAGCAGCCGTGCCCGTTGGCAAAGCTGTACAAACAGCACAAACTAACAGTAGCGAGGCTGCCCAAAAAGCTTTCAAAGAGGGACTGCAACTGTACCAGCAAGGAACGGCCCAAGCAAAAAGAAGTGCGATCGTCAAGTGGGAAGAAGCATTAAAGTTGTATCGGCAAGCAGGCGACAATAGAGGGCAAGCACTTAGCCTCCTTGGTCTTGGCAGAGTCTACTCAGATTTTGGAGAAAACCAGAAAGCGCTAGAGTATTACAGCCAGTCGCTTCCCCTGTATCGAGCAGTAGGCGATCGCCGTGGGGAAGCTACCACCCTCAACAACATCGGCAATGTCTACGCAGAATTGGGAGAAAAACAGAAAGCGCTAGAGTATTTCAGCCAGTCCCTTCTCCTGAGACGGGCAACAGGCCATCGCGGCGGGGAAGCGGCCACCCTCAACAACATCGGCAGTGTCTACTCAGATTTGGGAGAAAAACAGAAAGCGCTAGAGTATTACAGTCAGTCGCTTCCTCTATTGCGGGCAGTGGGCGATCGCGGTGGGGAAGCTACCACCCTCAACAACATCGGCTTAGTCTACTCAGCATTGGGAGAACAACAGAAAGCGCTAGAGTATTACAGCCAGTCGCTTCCCCTGAAACGGGCAGTGGGCGATCGCGGTGGGGAAGCTACCACCCTCAACAGCATCGGCTTAGTCTACTCAGAATTGGGAGAAAAACAGAAAGCGCTAGAGTATTACAGCCAGTCGCTTCCCCTGAAACGGGCAGTGGGCGATCGCGGTGGGGAAGCTACCACCCTCAACAACATCGGCAGTGTCTACTCAGCATTGGGAGAAAAACAGAAAGCGCTAGAGTATTACAGCCAGTCGCTTCCCCTGAAACGGGCAGTGGGCGATCGCGGTGGGGAAGCTCTCACCCTCACCAGTATCGGCAATGTCTACGCAGATTTGGGAGAAAAACAGAAAGCACTAGAGTATTACAGCCAGTCGCTTCCCCTATTTCGGGCAATAGGCGATCGCAGTGGGGAAGCGGCCACCCTCAACAACATCAGCAATGTCTACGCAGAATTGGGAGAAAAACAGAAAGCGCTAGAGTATTACAGCCAATCGCTTCCCCTGAGTCGGGCAACAGGCGATCGCGCTGGAGAAGCTGTCACCCTTTTCCACATAGCTTATGTCAAGCGCGCTCAAAACAATCTTACCGAAGCCCTCAACGACCTTGAAGCCTCTATCAAAATCATCGAAAACCTCCGCACCAAAATAGCCAGCCCTGAACTCCGCAGCTCATACTTTGCCACAGTACAAAACCGCTACGAATTCTACATCGATTTGTTAATGCAACTGCATAAAACTAATCCTAAATCCGGTTACGATCGCAAAGCCTTAGAAGCCAGCGAACGTTCGAGGGCCCGCAGTCTCCTCGAACTCCTCTTTGAAAGTAACGCCAACATTCGCGAAGGTATTTCCCCCGATTTACTGCAACAAGAAAAGAGCGTGCAACAGCAACTCGATGCCATTGAAAAGCAGCGCATCGAAACAATCAGCGCCCCCAACCCCAACGCAACTAAAATCGATGAAATTGATAAACAGCGCCTCGCACTTTTGGAACAATATCAGCAAATTCAAGCCCTGATTCGTACCGCCAGCCCCCGCTACGCTGCCCTCACCCAACCCCAACCTTTAACACTGCCAGAAATTCAGAAACAGATTCTCGATGAAAACACGATTTTATTGCAGTATTCCCTCGGTGAAAGCCGCAGTTATTTGTGGGTTGTGACATCAACCGGACTAACCAGCTATGAATTGCCAAAACGCGCAGACATTGAAACAGCCGCCCGCAATTTCCAAGACACTGTTACCAACCCCCTTTTGAGAAATATTCCCCAAAAAGTTGCTGAAGCAACTGCCAATCTGGGTCAAGTAACTTTACAACCTGCAGCAGCCCAATTAGGCAACAAACGCCTATTAATTGTTCCCGACGGCGTGCTGCACTATACCCCTTTTCAAGCTTTAACTCTTGGCAAAAACGCTGGACAAAATACCAATGTTCCCTTAATTGTCGAACATGAAATTATCACTCTGCCTTCCGCCTCAACTCTCGCCATTCTCCGGCAAAATTACGGAGATAGAAAACCGCCGGGCCGAACTTTAGCAATTTTAGCAGATCCTGTTTTCAGTCCAGACGATGAAAGAATTAAAGGAAAAATCACCCAAGCAACAACAGAAAAATTAGAAGCAAATAACCTCGATTTAAATCGCTCGCTTCGTGCTTCTAATCGGCAATGGCCACCCGAACGCCTACCATTTACCCGCCAAGAAGCCCAAACAATATCCACCTTATTCCCTTCAGTTTCTAGCCGTCAAATATTTGATTTTGATGCCAGTCGCACTACTGCTACCGATGGAAATTTAGTCAATTATCAAATCATTCACTTCGCCACCCACGGCCTTGCCAACAGCAAAAACCCCGAATTGTCAGGAATTCTGATGTCGATGATAGATGACAAAGGCAATCTTGTTAATGGTTTTTTGCGACTCACGGATATTTTCAACTTGAAACTGGCGGCAAATTTAGTGGTTTTAAGTGCTTGTCAATCGGGAATGGGACAGAATGTTAAAGGCGAAGGAATGGTGGGATTAACAAGGGGTTTTATGTATGCGGGGGCGCAGCGGGTGGCGGTGAGTTTGTGGAGTGTGGATGATGAAGGAACTTCTGTGTTAATGCAAAAGTTTTATCAAAAAATGCAGCAACAAAAGTTAGCGCCAGCGGCAGCTTTGAGGGCAGCGCAGATGGAAATGATGCAGGAGGAAAAATGGAAATCTCCCTATTATTGGGCTGCTTTTACCTTGCAAGGGGAGTGGAAATGA
- a CDS encoding SDR family NAD(P)-dependent oxidoreductase — MQLQGKTALVTGASRGIGRSIALELARQGVKRLLIVARNRRQLIELAEEIDLFGTEVVPLALDLTQSVAVNIAIAQAWRDSGPIHLLVNCAGVAHQASFLRSPLPLIEEEIALNLLGTYTITRLVARRMATQKEGTIVNVSSLMGKIAAPTMATYSATKFAILGFTQALRSELTQYNVRVTALLPSLTDTDMVRDLEQFRWVVPTTPEKVALALVAGLHKDAPEILVGYQSHLAVWCHRIAPWLLDFVLRMATPELRDKSRGRKLREALASGR; from the coding sequence ATGCAACTTCAAGGAAAAACAGCTCTTGTTACAGGAGCTTCGCGCGGAATTGGGCGATCGATCGCCCTGGAATTAGCGAGACAAGGAGTCAAACGTTTGTTGATTGTGGCGCGCAACCGCAGGCAATTAATTGAACTGGCAGAGGAAATCGATCTTTTTGGCACAGAAGTAGTGCCGTTAGCTTTGGATTTAACTCAGTCAGTAGCGGTGAATATTGCGATCGCCCAAGCTTGGCGAGATAGCGGCCCGATTCACCTGCTAGTCAACTGTGCAGGCGTCGCGCACCAAGCATCATTCTTGCGTTCCCCACTGCCATTAATCGAGGAAGAAATCGCCTTAAATTTGCTGGGAACCTACACAATTACCCGCTTAGTAGCGAGGCGAATGGCGACTCAAAAAGAAGGAACAATCGTCAATGTTTCGAGCTTAATGGGAAAAATTGCCGCACCCACAATGGCAACTTATTCTGCTACCAAATTTGCGATTTTGGGATTCACCCAAGCTTTGCGAAGCGAGTTAACTCAGTACAATGTTCGAGTCACAGCTTTGCTGCCATCTCTAACAGATACCGACATGGTGCGAGACTTGGAACAATTTCGCTGGGTAGTGCCCACAACTCCCGAAAAAGTTGCCCTAGCACTTGTCGCGGGATTGCACAAAGATGCACCGGAAATCTTGGTAGGATACCAAAGTCATCTAGCAGTTTGGTGTCACAGAATTGCGCCTTGGTTGCTGGATTTTGTGTTGCGGATGGCAACTCCCGAACTTCGGGATAAATCGCGGGGCCGCAAATTGCGGGAGGCTTTAGCTAGCGGGCGATAA
- a CDS encoding LD-carboxypeptidase: MTLRRRVLLRTFGLTAIGTQLLPLAKPSNRIAQTNLSPKSAIVKPRRLQVGDTIALINPAAFNYKKEIEEFFKVIEKLGLKVKLGEHFYDRYGYLAGKDADRAADVNAAFADDSVRAIFTGMGGWGCGRILPLLDYNIIGNNPKIIMGFSDITALLLAIYAKTNRVTFHGPLGASTWSPFTVDYVKKVLFDGGSVTMQNSKSVQVQTIGRGTARGKLIGGNLSVIAAMVGSAYLPPWENSILFVEEVGEEVYRIDRMLTQLKLAGILDKISGFIFGQCTKCEAEKPQESLTLPQVLSDHIRPLKIPAWYGSMVGHMRDQFTLPIGQEVEIDADSGTIKLLESAVS, encoded by the coding sequence ATGACTCTCCGCCGCCGTGTTCTGCTCAGAACTTTTGGGCTGACTGCTATTGGTACTCAGCTTTTGCCGTTAGCGAAGCCCTCGAATAGGATCGCGCAAACCAACCTATCTCCCAAAAGTGCGATCGTTAAGCCCCGCCGCCTGCAAGTTGGCGATACTATAGCTTTAATCAATCCTGCAGCTTTCAACTACAAAAAAGAAATCGAGGAGTTTTTTAAAGTTATCGAAAAGCTGGGTTTAAAAGTTAAATTGGGAGAGCATTTTTACGACCGCTACGGCTATTTAGCAGGCAAGGATGCCGATCGCGCCGCCGATGTCAACGCAGCCTTTGCCGATGACTCAGTGCGAGCTATTTTTACCGGGATGGGCGGCTGGGGCTGCGGTCGGATATTGCCGCTTCTGGATTACAATATTATCGGCAACAATCCCAAAATTATTATGGGATTTAGCGATATTACTGCGCTGTTATTGGCGATTTATGCTAAAACTAATAGAGTTACTTTTCACGGCCCTTTAGGTGCGTCAACTTGGAGTCCCTTTACAGTGGATTACGTCAAAAAAGTTTTGTTTGACGGAGGTTCTGTGACGATGCAAAACTCCAAAAGCGTGCAAGTTCAAACAATCGGGCGCGGCACAGCTAGGGGAAAACTAATCGGCGGCAATTTATCAGTAATCGCAGCAATGGTAGGTTCTGCATATTTACCGCCGTGGGAAAACAGTATTTTGTTTGTTGAAGAAGTTGGCGAAGAAGTTTATCGCATCGATAGAATGTTGACGCAGCTCAAATTAGCCGGCATTCTCGATAAAATATCCGGTTTTATTTTCGGACAGTGTACCAAGTGCGAAGCTGAAAAACCCCAAGAATCCCTAACCTTACCTCAAGTCTTGTCCGACCACATTCGCCCTTTGAAGATTCCCGCGTGGTACGGTTCAATGGTGGGACATATGCGGGATCAGTTCACTTTGCCGATCGGTCAAGAAGTCGAAATCGACGCTGACTCTGGTACAATTAAATTGTTAGAATCCGCTGTCAGCTAA
- a CDS encoding class I SAM-dependent methyltransferase produces MVKNRQFIKPLAAIILAIICLLPLNACAAASKTANGDAIYQQRTVHNPDGIGKFYMGREIAQVMGYQGASWLERPSRGMEEKSARLVNNLDLKPTDVVADIGAGTGYFSFRLAPLVPEGKVLAVDVQPEMIDFIKLNKQEKNIANVEPVLGRIDNPNLPENSVDLVLMVDAYHEFAYPREMMQGIVKALKPGGRTVSIEYRGENPLIPIKGLHKMTQKQVKKEMAAVGLVWKETKDMLPQQHLMVFEKPSQM; encoded by the coding sequence ATCGTGAAAAACCGGCAATTCATAAAACCGCTAGCAGCAATTATCTTAGCAATAATTTGCCTGTTGCCGCTCAATGCCTGTGCAGCAGCCAGTAAAACCGCAAATGGCGACGCCATTTACCAGCAGCGAACCGTCCACAATCCGGACGGAATCGGCAAATTTTACATGGGTCGAGAAATTGCCCAAGTCATGGGATATCAAGGCGCTAGTTGGCTGGAAAGACCGTCTCGCGGCATGGAAGAAAAATCAGCTCGCTTAGTCAACAATCTCGATTTAAAACCGACCGATGTTGTAGCAGACATTGGAGCGGGAACGGGATATTTTAGCTTTCGCCTCGCTCCCTTAGTTCCAGAAGGAAAGGTTTTGGCTGTTGACGTGCAGCCGGAAATGATTGATTTTATTAAATTGAATAAACAAGAAAAAAATATTGCTAACGTTGAGCCAGTTTTGGGAAGGATCGACAATCCGAATTTGCCGGAAAACAGCGTAGATTTAGTTTTGATGGTCGATGCTTATCACGAATTTGCATATCCCCGAGAAATGATGCAAGGAATTGTGAAAGCACTCAAACCGGGAGGCCGCACAGTATCGATCGAGTATCGGGGCGAAAACCCGCTGATTCCCATTAAAGGTTTGCACAAAATGACGCAGAAGCAGGTGAAAAAAGAAATGGCCGCCGTCGGTTTAGTATGGAAAGAGACAAAAGATATGTTGCCCCAGCAGCATTTGATGGTGTTTGAGAAACCATCTCAAATGTAG
- a CDS encoding cytochrome c oxidase subunit II has translation MNIPSSILTMLAGIVVTLISLWYGQNHGLLPIAASDEASDIDALFNTMMTISTGLFIMVQGVLVFAAIKYRRRQGDNTDGPPWHDNFPLEILWTAVPAVIILGIGVYSFEIYNSMGGLDPMGNHDHGTMQAHSKMRGSAIAATLSDTPQKTPQIPSPKLVALGVGASPENEDKPADLVVNVMGLQYAWIFSYPESGVSSGELHMPANRDVQLNISAQDVLHAFWLPEFRLKQDAIPGRPSELRFTATKTGEYRVVCAELCGAYHGAMKAVAVVHTPEEFDTWLQSQQVASSQNLEQAVAVNPGELSDGEFLAPYVREIKINSETLEQLHPTHH, from the coding sequence GTGAACATTCCAAGTTCCATCCTCACCATGCTCGCCGGCATCGTAGTGACTCTGATCAGTCTCTGGTACGGGCAGAATCACGGTTTACTCCCGATCGCCGCCTCTGATGAAGCATCCGACATAGACGCACTTTTCAATACAATGATGACCATTTCCACTGGACTATTTATCATGGTCCAGGGAGTGCTCGTCTTTGCTGCAATTAAATATCGCCGCCGTCAAGGAGACAACACAGACGGGCCGCCTTGGCATGACAACTTTCCCTTAGAAATTCTTTGGACAGCCGTGCCGGCGGTGATTATTTTAGGAATCGGAGTCTACAGTTTTGAGATTTACAACTCAATGGGAGGCCTCGATCCGATGGGCAATCACGACCACGGCACCATGCAAGCGCACTCTAAAATGCGGGGAAGTGCGATCGCAGCCACACTCTCAGATACACCCCAAAAAACTCCTCAAATCCCGTCTCCAAAACTCGTTGCTTTAGGGGTAGGTGCTTCCCCAGAAAATGAAGACAAACCAGCAGACTTAGTTGTAAATGTCATGGGTTTGCAATACGCCTGGATTTTTAGCTATCCAGAAAGCGGCGTTAGTTCTGGCGAACTGCATATGCCAGCCAACCGCGACGTACAGCTAAATATTTCAGCTCAAGACGTGCTGCACGCATTTTGGCTGCCGGAATTTCGCCTCAAACAAGATGCAATTCCCGGGCGGCCGAGCGAACTGAGATTTACAGCAACTAAAACCGGCGAATACCGGGTGGTTTGTGCTGAATTGTGCGGCGCTTATCACGGAGCGATGAAAGCTGTAGCAGTCGTTCACACGCCAGAAGAATTCGACACTTGGCTGCAAAGCCAGCAAGTTGCTAGCAGTCAAAACTTAGAGCAAGCAGTTGCAGTCAATCCTGGGGAATTGTCAGACGGAGAATTTTTGGCTCCCTACGTCAGGGAAATAAAAATTAATTCCGAAACCCTAGAACAACTTCACCCAACTCATCACTAA